Below is a genomic region from Medicago truncatula cultivar Jemalong A17 chromosome 3, MtrunA17r5.0-ANR, whole genome shotgun sequence.
GACTTGACCTACAAACATAACCAAACATAGCCTAAGTTTTCTGGAGAATTATGGAGTAGCTAGATAAAATTCATTTGGATCGAAATCaatatcatcaaaatcaattgAATCCTCTTGAGCTTGGAAATCCATTGAATCTAACTTTTGCTTGACTTCCTTCAATTGCTCGTTAATAAAGTCCGTAAAATCATTAGGATTGGTCAAGTGAGCATCaccaaaattaaattctttGGTACACATATATTTCTCTATATATCCAGccatttctttcttcttgttttcCATCTTTAGCTTGTGATACTGATCTTGGGTTTTCTCAATTCTTTGTTTCAAGTAGCTCTCTAAATCCAGCATCCTTTTTCCTTGTTCATGTTCGGACAAATTCTTGAACCTTGACAACACATTTACTACTTCAGTTGGAGAAGGCCAAACCTCAGCTTCATGATGGTTTTCATCAGAAATGATTGCACAAGCCTCTATACCACAAAGGATGCTCAATTCCTTGATCATCTTCATTATAcctattgaaaaaatatatatataaatgatttataattgagagaaaataaaagtagtaaattatcaaacaaatgcagcttttttatataaaacaatTAGGATAAGTTATGGTAGCCACCAATAAATTACCCCTAATTTTGTTATAacataaataatgaaaaacatcatggataaaaactaatattttaatttttttaaggtaagtAATGATAAAGTTGACTACTTATTTATttgtcctcgtgaacttaattaaattggtaaggacaatgcataatatatgtaaggttcggaGTTTGAAAGATTGGTAACACTCACATGAACATGCAtcagcttattaaaaaaatgaaaataaaaaaggaaagtcATTAATAGTAGTAACGATTTccattaacaatttaaaaaaaaatgaaagtatcggtcattctcaatttttttcatcttgTGAAAAATCGCCCAAGTTGTTGGTGGCAGCCAGAACTTACCctaattttgtaataaaaaaaaagttgcataAGCTTGATTAGTTAGATGctttgattaaatataaaaatcaaactattaccctaatttttcaaatactttatattttatttctaatggTAATCAATATGTAATTACTTATGAACATGTTGAGAGttcaatcatatataaaaaaagtaaatggtTCTGCTgttgttgacccaaaattaaTCTCATATAGCGGGCCTCAAGCGCCTAATTCATAAAGATGCCTCTGGACAGAAACCGATTATCAAAGATTATAATCATAGTGGGgtcagaaaaaataaaataaacatgtatGTTATAAAGTAATAAAACAAGTTTTTAATTGAAACTAGAGAAAAGTTAATCGCTaaccattttttcttcttctgaatgTTAACCTCCGATTTGAGTTATTGGTTATGTATGCGATTTCCACCTTTCTTCTGCCCATAGTAGCGATGACTCAAAAAAAACgagaaagaaataaattttgGAATGATGTTTGTGATTTTCTTATTACTCCGGTTATTATGCTTAAATAGGCAAAATTTCCGTCACtaaaaacattaatattaaaaaaaaattatcaacaatgttttaccaaaaatattaaaaaaaaaattatgaatagtattgattatgatatttcatacattaattttaataaatataatattcattatttttaatttacattacaaagcctaattttcttttaatataatttattaaaagaagttaattaattgtatggtcactaaataatatatactttctaggtcctaattataagacatttctttttcatatttcaatgtCCCTACTTTTAAAATATGTCAAACTAACTCACTGAAATTGACTCCGGAGATAATCAAATCTTACACCTTGAGCGAAGCGCAATTGAAACTCCTAAGTCAACACCACCAAACCAacctaaatgattttatatCTTTGTCccttaatataaaatattttacaaactTTCGTatgcattaatt
It encodes:
- the LOC11405677 gene encoding agamous-like MADS-box protein AGL80, coding for MGRRKVEIAYITNNSNRRLTFRRRKNGIMKMIKELSILCGIEACAIISDENHHEAEVWPSPTEVVNVLSRFKNLSEHEQGKRMLDLESYLKQRIEKTQDQYHKLKMENKKKEMAGYIEKYMCTKEFNFGDAHLTNPNDFTDFINEQLKEVKQKLDSMDFQAQEDSIDFDDIDFDPNEFYLATP